One Primulina tabacum isolate GXHZ01 chromosome 10, ASM2559414v2, whole genome shotgun sequence DNA segment encodes these proteins:
- the LOC142506221 gene encoding LOW QUALITY PROTEIN: protein OCTOPUS-like (The sequence of the model RefSeq protein was modified relative to this genomic sequence to represent the inferred CDS: inserted 2 bases in 2 codons; deleted 1 base in 1 codon) — protein sequence MNPTSADPTAPPPPPPLSSFSCDRHPNEQYTGFCPSCLCERLTSLDHSASNTPSSSSLPSSASAAAVTAIKSIFSSASKAKSVLPPPPKPVNKASNPNSFLPELRRTKSFSASKNEALGQTFEPQRKSCDVRVRNTLWSLFTLEDENKNTTSNNKVSSSASPSSHQNLLSSQKIESCIVNKPVLEETENEGDFNDLENVEDGVVVVDDSGGGVDGNEVIPFQVSDLENLINVVEVEVNGSSEIVEEEVLSVSNLKPMKDYINLDSQDKKSFGGGFWAAASVFSKKWQKWRQKQKMKKQNSGKIRATLPIKKPISRQYRETQSEIADYGFGRRSCDTDPRFSLDAGRISFDDPRCSFDEPRASWDGYLIGRSFPRMAPMVSVMEDATAVHVLRSDMQIPVEESSRNLANEDEDYSDSSSKRRKSLDGFSSFRKTAAAVVTEIDELKMVSNAKVSPTTIDYFQGTKVVVGERDLRDSNSNSLRNDCSETFELGSGFRDSSSSVIGNGERKESKKSRRWSWRLWGFIYRKNGGDKDENEEERTSHVNWVDRSFSESWQESRXEGSIDLRGGFNRNVPRSNSSVSWRNAPQVGGSFGSVRHSNVEMNGHGXKKGGDFVLERNRSARYSPKHIDNGLLRFYLTPMRSSRKAGLGKVKPNHSHSIRSVLRLY from the exons ATGAATCCCACTTCTGCAGACCCAACAGCGCCTCCGCCTCCTCCGCCGCTCTCCTCCTTCAGCTGTGACCGCCACCCCAATGAGCAGTACACCGGGTTCTGCCCCTCTTGTCTCTGCGAGCGTCTTACCTCTCTAGATCACTCGGCCTCCAACACTCCCTCCTCCTCCAGCCTCCCCTCGTCGGCTTCCGCCGCGGCGGTCACCGCAATCAAGTCCATTTTTTCGTCCGCATCGAAAGCAAAAAGCGTCCTTCCTCCTCCTCCGAAGCCAGTTAACAAGGCC TCTAATCCCAATTCGTTTTTGCCCGAGCTACGTCGCACAAAGTCTTTTTCTGCTTCCAAGAACGAAGCTTTAGGCCAGACTTTTGAGCCGCAGAGGAAATCTTGTGACGTTCGGGTAAGAAACACTCTTTGGTCACTCTTCACACTAGAAGACGAGAATAAAAATACAACCAGTAACAATAAAGTTTCCTCTTCCGCTTCTCCTTCTTCTCATCAAAACCTCTTGAGTAGCCAAAAAATCGAATCTTGTATAGTGAATAAGCCAGTATTGGAGGAAACAGAAAATGAAGGAGATTTTAACGACCTTGAAAATGTAGAAGATGGTGTTGTGGTCGTGGATGATTCTGGTGGTGGAGTAGATGGAAATGAAGTTATACCCTTTCAAGTTTCCGATTTGGAAAATTTGATAAATGTGGTTGAGGTTGAGGTGAATGGTAGTAGTGAGATTGTGGAAGAAGAGGTGTTGAGTGTGAGTAATTTGAAACCTATGAAAGACTATATAAATCTTGATAGTCAGGATAAGAAGAGTTTTGGAGGGGGGTTTTGGGCTGCAGCCTCAGTTTTCAGCAAGAAATGGCAGAAGTGGAGGCAAAAGCAAAAGATGAAGAAGCAGAATAGTGGCAAAATCAGAGCTACATTGCCTATAAAGAAACCGATTTCTAGGCAGTATAGGGAGACACAGTCTGAGATTGCTGATTATGGATTTGGGAGGAGGTCGTGTGATACAGATCCCCGGTTTTCTCTAGATGCTGGGAGAATCAGTTTTGATGATCCTAGATGCTCCTTTGACGAGCCTCGAGCTTCTTGGGATGGATATCTGATTGGGAGGAGTTTTCCTAGAATGGCACCTATGGTTTCTGTGATGGAGGATGCCACTGCTGTGCACGTGTTGCGCTCGGACATGCAAATTCCAGTTGAGGAGTCATCAAGAAATCTTGCAAATGAAGATGAGGATTACTCTGACTCTTCATCAAAAAGGAGGAAGAGTCTTGATGGGTTTAGTTCGTTCAGGAAGACTGCCGCCGCCGTGGTAACTGAGATTGATGAACTGAAGATGGTGTCGAATGCGAAGGTCTCACCCACTACTATAGACTATTTTCAAGGGACAAAAGTGGTAGTTGGGGAACGAGATCTGAGGGATTCGAATTCAAACTCTTTGAGGAATGACTGTTCCGAGACTTTTGAATTGGGTAGCGGATTTAGGGATAGTAGCAGTTCTGTGATAGGCAATGGGGAGAGGAAGGAGTCGAAGAAATCTAGGAGGTGGAGTTGGAGATTATGGGGCTTTATATACCGGAAAAATGGTGGtgacaaagatgaaaatgaGGAGGAAAGAACGAGTCACGTGAATTGGGTGGATAGGTCTTTTTCTGAGTCTTGGCAAGAATCAA GGGAAGGAAGCATCGATCTGAGAGGCGGATTCAACAGAAATGTGCCTCGAAGCAATAGTAGTGTGAGCTGGAGAAATGCCCCTCAAGTTGGTGGATCATTCGGGAGTGTGAGGCATTCAAATGTCGAGATGAATGGGCACG GAAAGAAGGGGGGcgatttcgtgttggaaaggaACCGGAGTGCAAGATATTCTCCAAAGCACATCGATAATGGACTCCTGCGTTTCTACTTGACGCCAATGAGGAGCAGCCGGAAAGCGGGACTTGGTAAAGTCAAACCGAACCACTCACACTCAATAAGAAGCGTCCTTCGGCTGTACTAA